The genomic interval ATGCCTAATGCAATTTTAGGGCGCTAAAATTTAAtgcagcaaaaagaaaaagaacaaaaagaaaatattgacGATTGTCAAAAGTCCAGAAATTTGGGAAAAAGTACTCgtcacctttttctttttggaatatGCTCTTGGCGAACATTTTAATACAATGTACGGCCCAAGTTGTATCAACTCTTGCATTGTGAATGATCTTATACCATTTCTATAAGCACTGCAAACAGatgctttttattttatagCAGTTCATCTTAATTTAGAATAGGATTGGCAAAAAGTCAGTTCTAACCTTAACTGTCATATTTGTTTCAGATGGATATGTCATTAAATATATAAGTCCTGCTAATAATGTCAGTGGCGCACCATTCGTTTAACTTTATCTCTATGGTTTTGCAGGGACAAACTATGCAAATGATGTACGAGGTTATTGCACAAGAGCTGAAATCCATGCATCTTGACGACGTGCATCCAAGTGACTACCTAAATTTCTATTGCCTTGGAAATCGTGAAGAATGTTccgaagaaaattcaaattcacgCGGTCAACCTTCCTCCAATGGTGATTCGGTAATTAAGCAAACACTCATTTTCCATAAGTTTAATTATCTGGACCACTAATTGTTGGGGACCTAGTTTCTACTCCATTCACAGCTTGATTCTCCTGCAAATGATGGCCAAACATATCAAAACTATTATGTCCTTCAAATCTGCAATATCTAGTATATAGGATGGCTTTTAATTAAGTTGATAAATATGAAGTGAAAAGGATACAAGTTTTCAGCTATAATGAATTCTATAACCAAAAAAgggtaaaaaagaaataaggagAATGAGGAAAGATCTTCAGATACAATTCCCCCTGAACTTGGTACTTGCATATCTGgtttcaactaaaaataatactCTTGTGCTCAAatatcaattcaaaattttagggTAGGCTCTTGTTCTCACTTGTAAAATGAGTGGGctcttgttatttttatattttcttccctcAAGTCTTGTTGTCATCAGGTGAATTTTACATCATAGTCTTCACCAAAGTTACATCTAGCTGCCAGGATCAATGGGAAATTCATTGATATTCCTGTAACTACCTACGTCTTCACCATGCACCACCACTGCTGTCACATTCTGGTTTACATTTACTCTTCTCTGTCTCCCTCAAATGGTTAGCCTGAATGATTGGTTGATTTTGTTTGGTTTATGGCTCTATGCATATGGCAGGGTAGCTCATTACTAAATTTCTGCAAAGTATTTGATTGATCCAGTAAGTTGCAAGCTGCATACTTAGTAGTCTTGAATAACTGAAATACGCTCTCGAAGTAATGCTGTGAAAGAATAGGCAGATATGAAATTTTGGCATTTACAGATTTATATTCAGAACATGGAACTATGTTTTTCAAACCAAACTTTCAGGTTTCGGCATCACAAAAATTTGGACGGTTTATGATTTACGTACATGCTAAGGGTATGATAGTAGATGACGAGTATGTGATTTTGGGGTCTGCCAATATCAACCAACGATCTATGGCTGGTTCAAGGGACACTGAGATAGCCATGGGCGCATATCAACCCCATCAAACGTgggctaaaaagaaaaaacatccACACGGCCAGGTTGGTATTCTAATTCTCCTTCTTTGACTTTGGTTTGGAAAAACTGAGTTTGCACATTTGAGAAAAGATTATAGAAGGAATAACTGAACAACAAAGATCAGCGAAGGCCAATGATTTAAATTCTTAAGGATGGCTCAAACTCACTTGTCTGTACAATTGTTAATTGCCTGTTACTGGAAAATGTATGGCTGCTGCACATAGTTGTTTTACCAGCAATTAGTGGGCAATGGAAATCTCATTTGTATTCAACTACAGGTATATGGATACAGAATGTCACTCTGGGCGGAGCACCTAGGAAGGATCGATGAAACCTTCAAGGAGCCCGAAAGTTTGAATTGTGTGAGAAGCATCAATGACATTGCTGAAGATAACTGGAAGAGGTTCACAGCAGAGGAATTCACTCCCTTGAATGGCCACCTTCTCAAATACCCGGTTCACGTGGATGTTAATGGTAAGGTCAGTTCCTTACCCAAACAAGAGAGTTTCCCGGATGTTGGAGGAAAGATTCTTGGAGCTAGGACAAACCTCCCCGACGCGTTAACTACATAGCCTCTTCACTAGTTAAGAATCatttacatataatatatatacatttatatagttGGCCGTAACTGTGCTTCGTGCTGGAATAGAGGCGGCAAAATGATCCTGGGTGGCTTAAGCCAAGGGTGGGCTGACAGGTCTTAAAGATGGGATTCTTCACAAACTTTGCATGTAAAGTCTCATGGATTCATAACATGTCTTGTACCCCATAACTTCTTTAGGGAAGAAGAGAATGAAAGAATTTCACTTCTTCGAAACAATTAAAAAGAGGGACAAAGAGACTCCTCATGCTGTATATTTTTATACCAGAAATATAAATGTGATCGTAATGATATACACACATATCACTAGATGGaaattatatattgatataaaagtaattaattatcctTCATGTCGAGTAAACAAAATGACATCCCACCACATGAGACTTGCTCTTCTAAAAAGGTCTACGGGAGAATTGTGTTTTTTAATGCAGCTTTATCCTTATTTATTCTTCACAACTTGAATCTATAATAACCTTCCATTTCCAGTGACAAAAAAGGCAGCATTTTCGTTACTACCTAGGCTTGCTGTCATTTATGCTCGGTAAATTGATACTGCAAAATTTTTGTACTAAATATTTAAACAGCAACAAACGCAATATCAACACTTAATTCACCATTATAAAACATTTTGTCagatataattttatgaatGAATTAAGGAGTCACCTGGCTGTCATGCGAGTGTTCTAACGTACATGAGTTTCATTTGCATAATTAGACTGACATTTGAAGCCCTTGCCCTGCTATAGTGCTCCGGATTTAATTACTTTCCTTCAATGACGAAGTTTAATGCCCCATAAACTCGTGCTTATAATTTAGTGATATAATTATTCATCACATATCTATAGAACATTTGATTTCCCAGAACATTTGGAAAGAAAATCAGATGCATTAAACTAATTAATGCGAACCTTTACCATATAAATGCGAAAAATGTCcagaaaatgagaaaggaagGATGTGCAGGCCATATATAGGCTCATAGTCCAAAACatacacaaacaaacaaaagtaATTTCGATTTCAATCCCTCAACTAATCATAAAGTAGGATAATTAGTTGACAGTCACCTTGCCAATCATTCCAGCTCCTTGGTGAGGAGAACAGTAGAAGCCGTAAGTTCCTTTCTCGGTCAATGTCACGGCGTAGATTTCGCCGGGGGCATTCAGAAGTTCTTCCTCCGGCATGGAGATCTTCGCAGCGTCCACGCCGCTGGGAACCTCGTCCTCGTCGAACACCACGTTGTGGGGGAACCCAGCATTGTTCTTGAACACAATCTTTTCGCCGGATGGCACCGAGAAGCTGCTTGGCTCGAAGACCAGGCCGCCATCTCCGGAGCCAAGCAGGACCTCGAAGGCCATGGCGTTGCTGGCCAGCATGAGGCTGGCCGCACCCGCGGCGACGGCGACGCCGACTTCCTTGAGTGAAGCCTTGATGGCGCCGACCCTTGGGAGCGAGCTGGCGGGCACCTTGGCGGTGGAGATGGCGGCGGCTCTTGAGGCGCCGGCCTTCAGGCCTGTGAAGGAAGGGATGGCGACGGCGGAGGAGGTGACACTAGCCATTGGGAAGATGGGTTTTCGCGATTGAGTGGGAATCAGAGGAAAAGGATAGGCAGAGAAGGGTTTTTAAGGGGAGGGGAGGTGGGTTTGTGTGGTTTGAGTTGGTGATAGAAAATGCACGGCGAAGAGGAGGGGAGAGTTGAGGTGGAGAAAAGGGTTTATCTCTGATGGATTGGTGTGATTGGTTGGTTGGCTTCGGATGTTATCCTTTCTTGGATGGATGTTTGCGATGTGAGGTGGAAATGTGCAAAGTGCAAGTGGAACGTCCTCTGTGTGAAGTGGCCCAATAGCGTAGATGGCCTTAGGCCTGTACCTTAAACGTGttagattttaaaattatcatgattgttttattataaaattttgtgaatatatcattttcaatatgaaaatgaaaattggaAGGAAGAGAGGGAACTTGAGTCCAGTTTCTTACTACAAAAAAGTCTGGCCTGGATTCTGTCTGTCCCTAATGAGTGTAATGTAATGGCCACCAGAAATTGGGAGTGAGGCAACTTTCAGCTGCTGCTAGCTTGTGGCCGAGCCGAGCTAGGCCAGGCCTGCTTGTCATGCCATTACCCGGACGGACCAAAGGCAAATGGgatctttttttaataattaggtgcaaaattttatttgtataatatTTGTGAATAAATAATATCTCTGCTCTAGAAGCTTccacaataattaaaaattagccaatattttctttttttcttaaagaaTGATGATGACGGTTGATTGGCCATGAAGACATGCGAATACATAATAGCTGTGGCTGCCAATGGAGATTCATGTCATAACATCCACGACATGATACCTATATCGTTTAGATTTATTAGTGGgtccttccttcttcaaggcTAAAATTGGAAATTTAGGATTAAATTTGGGAATATAGAATTCGGTAACCCATGTATAACTTGTCTTTTATAAaacttataactcatatcacaGTTAATGATATCCACCAAATTTTGTGCCATGATTCCATTAGCTCACAAGTACACACCCCCTCattggggaactaggttccgGTCTTCACGCAAATGTCTAGCATCAGACATGGAAAACTGCCAACACTTCCAACACCCTTCATCTTGCAA from Diospyros lotus cultivar Yz01 chromosome 8, ASM1463336v1, whole genome shotgun sequence carries:
- the LOC127808465 gene encoding plastocyanin-like, coding for MASVTSSAVAIPSFTGLKAGASRAAAISTAKVPASSLPRVGAIKASLKEVGVAVAAGAASLMLASNAMAFEVLLGSGDGGLVFEPSSFSVPSGEKIVFKNNAGFPHNVVFDEDEVPSGVDAAKISMPEEELLNAPGEIYAVTLTEKGTYGFYCSPHQGAGMIGKVTVN